The Papaver somniferum cultivar HN1 chromosome 3, ASM357369v1, whole genome shotgun sequence genome includes a region encoding these proteins:
- the LOC113356859 gene encoding uncharacterized protein LOC113356859 — MHAKTDSEVTSLAASSPGRSSPRRPVYYVQSPSRDSHDGEKTTTSFHSTPVLSPMGSPPHSHSSVGHHSRESSSSRFSGSLKPGSRSKNDRGTRKGGQKPWNNKGDCDVIEEEGLLDEEDAHKSLPRRCYVLAFVVGFFVLFSFFSLILYGASRPQKPVITMKSIKFEHLLIQAGSDSTGVATEMVSMNSSVKLLFRNTATFFGVHVTSSPLQLSYSDLNLASGSMKKFYQSRKSQRTLTVVVQGNKIPLYGGGATLSTSTGTTNLPMAMELSFNIRSRAYVLGKIVKPKFYKSVNCSIVFDPKKLNVAIPLKNCTYTS, encoded by the exons ATGCACGCAAAGACAGATTCAGAAGTTACTAGTTTAGCAGCTTCATCACCAGGAAGATCATCACCAAGAAGACCAGTTTACTATGTACAGAGTCCATCAAGAGATTCACACGATGGAGAAAAAACTACAACCTCATTCCATTCAACACCAGTTCTTAGTCCAATGGGTTCACCTCCACATTCTCATTCATCTGTTGGTCATCATTCTCGTGAATCTTCTTCGAGTAGATTCTCTGGATCTTTAAAACCTGGTTCTCGATCTAAAAATGACCGTGGAACAAGAAAAGGTGGTCAAAAACCATGGAATAATAAAGGGGATTGTGATGTTATTGAAGAAGAAGGATTGCTCGATGAAGAAGATGCTCATAAATCTCTTCCTCGTCGTTGTTATGTTCTTGCCTTTGTTGTTGGTTTCTTCgttcttttctctttcttctctttgaTTCTCTATGGTGCTAGTCGTCCTCAGAAACCTGTTATCACCATGAAG AGCATAAAATTCGAGCATTTGTTGATTCAAGCTGGATCAGATTCAACAGGAGTAGCAACAGAAATGGTTTCCATGAATTCCTCTGTAAAACTCTTATTTCGTAATACTGCAACATTTTTTGGAGTTCATGTTACTTCATCTCCTCTTCAACTGTCCTACTCTGACCTCAACCTTGCCAGTGGCTCT atgaAGAAATTTTATCAATCAAGGAAGAGTCAAAGAACACTAACAGTTGTGGTTCAAGGAAACAAGATTCCATTATATGGTGGTGGAGCAACATTGAGCACTTCAACTGGAACTACCAATTTACCAATGGCAATGGAATTGAGTTTCAATATTAGATCTAGGGCTTATGTTTTGGGAAAAATAGTTAAACCTAAGTTTTATAAATCAGTTAATTGTTCTATTGTTTTTGATCCAAAGAAACTCAATGTTGCAATCCCACTCAAGAACTGCACCTACACCAGTTAA